The following coding sequences lie in one Caloramator mitchellensis genomic window:
- a CDS encoding thioredoxin family protein yields the protein MILLRTNDEISQFIQSNQMAVVYFTTEGCNVCKVLLPKIEEMLREYPEVSLAKVDISKTLEAAGAYSVFAYPTILLYIDGKEFSRESRYISLETFEETIKKYYKLLFD from the coding sequence ATGATATTATTAAGGACTAATGATGAAATATCACAGTTTATTCAATCAAATCAAATGGCAGTAGTTTATTTTACAACAGAAGGATGCAATGTTTGTAAAGTATTATTGCCAAAAATTGAAGAAATGCTGAGGGAATACCCCGAAGTTAGCCTTGCTAAGGTAGATATATCGAAGACTCTGGAAGCTGCCGGTGCATATTCAGTATTCGCATATCCAACAATCCTTTTATACATTGACGGTAAAGAATTTTCAAGGGAATCAAGATATATAAGCCTTGAAACATTTGAAGAAACAATAAAGAAGTATTATAAACTATTATTTGATTAA
- a CDS encoding DUF2500 domain-containing protein yields MHMGFWLDSLFFIIPVIIITMFVITMIINVKNYIKNSSSPILSEKVRVVSKRFDVRHTHHAASENTTHVTSSTTYYITFENEAGQRFELRVGPSDYGLIVEGDEGIVTYQGEWFKRFERNIRGAV; encoded by the coding sequence ATGCACATGGGTTTCTGGTTGGATTCTTTATTTTTTATTATTCCTGTAATCATTATAACAATGTTCGTAATTACAATGATAATTAACGTAAAAAATTACATTAAAAATTCTTCCTCTCCAATTTTAAGTGAAAAGGTAAGAGTGGTATCAAAAAGGTTTGATGTTAGACATACTCACCATGCAGCTTCAGAAAACACAACACATGTTACTAGTTCAACAACTTATTATATAACTTTCGAAAATGAGGCAGGGCAAAGGTTTGAACTGAGGGTAGGCCCTAGTGACTATGGTCTAATAGTAGAAGGAGATGAAGGAATTGTAACTTATCAAGGGGAATGGTTTAAAAGATTTGAAAGAAATATAAGAGGGGCTGTCTAA
- a CDS encoding aminotransferase class V-fold PLP-dependent enzyme: MNFRHLVLGTDTYIPLKNRKWTKYINFDNAATTPPFKSVMEAINYFAPWYSSIHRGTGYKSIVSTELYENSRNKILRFVGADIENYTAIYVKNTTEAINKLSNRLCKDDKCVVLSTSMEHHSNDLPWRNKFIVDYIETDECGRFSLDDLEKKLIKYNRKVKLVTVTGASNVTGYINPIHQIAKLAHKNGAMILVDGAQLVPHKKINMDGYSSYDQIDFLAFSGHKMYAPFGVGALIGPKRFFERGEPDYKGGGTVKLVSRDFVIWDDPPSKDEAGTPNLMGVLALTAAIDTLEKIGMDRIEEYEYSLLEYANERLSHIDGIELYCNDTSNKVAIIPFNVRGIYHEKVAQTLAEEAGIGVRSGCFCAQPYVQRLLKINKDDIEKFRKNPDLKRPGMIRLSFGLYNTFEEIDCLIWALRKIKNR; encoded by the coding sequence ATGAATTTCAGGCATCTAGTTCTTGGAACAGACACTTATATTCCTTTAAAAAATAGAAAGTGGACAAAATATATAAATTTTGATAATGCTGCTACTACCCCACCATTTAAATCAGTAATGGAAGCTATTAATTACTTTGCTCCCTGGTATTCTTCCATTCACAGAGGAACAGGTTATAAATCAATCGTTTCCACTGAATTATATGAAAACTCACGAAATAAAATTTTAAGATTCGTTGGGGCGGATATAGAAAATTATACTGCCATCTATGTAAAAAATACAACAGAAGCAATAAATAAACTTTCAAACAGATTATGTAAAGATGATAAGTGTGTAGTTCTGTCTACTTCAATGGAACACCATTCAAATGATTTACCCTGGAGAAATAAGTTCATAGTGGATTACATTGAAACCGATGAGTGTGGCAGATTCTCGCTAGATGATCTTGAGAAAAAGCTTATAAAATACAATAGAAAAGTCAAACTAGTTACAGTAACTGGAGCATCTAATGTTACAGGATACATTAATCCAATTCATCAAATAGCAAAACTTGCTCATAAAAACGGTGCTATGATTCTAGTCGATGGAGCACAGTTAGTTCCGCACAAGAAAATTAATATGGACGGGTATAGCTCCTATGATCAAATAGATTTTCTTGCTTTTTCTGGGCATAAAATGTATGCCCCGTTTGGAGTCGGTGCATTAATAGGACCTAAAAGGTTTTTCGAGAGAGGAGAACCTGACTATAAAGGAGGCGGAACAGTAAAACTGGTATCACGTGATTTTGTAATATGGGATGACCCGCCCTCAAAGGATGAAGCTGGAACACCAAATTTAATGGGGGTTTTAGCCCTGACTGCTGCTATTGATACACTTGAGAAAATAGGCATGGATAGAATAGAAGAATATGAATATTCTTTATTAGAATATGCAAATGAAAGATTATCACATATTGACGGCATTGAATTATATTGTAACGATACTTCTAATAAAGTCGCCATTATCCCCTTTAACGTTAGAGGAATTTATCATGAGAAAGTAGCACAAACTCTTGCTGAAGAAGCTGGAATTGGAGTTAGAAGCGGATGTTTTTGTGCCCAACCTTATGTTCAAAGACTATTGAAAATAAACAAAGATGATATAGAGAAATTTAGAAAAAACCCTGACCTAAAAAGACCTGGTATGATACGCTTGAGCTTTGGCCTTTACAATACTTTTGAAGAAATCGATTGCCTTATATGGGCTTTAAGAAAAATAAAAAACAGATAA
- a CDS encoding glycosyl hydrolase family 18 protein, producing MSKIKKIYTAIILFVMAIGNIAVFAAKPSKTPPLPPSSIGAQNITSNSLTLTWTSSKGATGYKIYMATPNDANYTQIATLSGTSYNVSNLKPATSYWFFVRAYNSYGTSGDSKHINVVTPNVIVNSSKNVIGFATYYYSGDKSSYNSMLNYGNYLNTIITHTYITDGQGNVSGLVPAEQINYANNNSIIPLVMVSNNFSGEVAKQLLESPSNRQNLIGNILNAIKSNGYKGVNIDLEGVYYYDRAYLSTFIKELYDVLKPLGYIITISVPAKTSDSLTNSWNGAYDYAELAKYVDQFVLMTYDEHYPGGTPGAIASIGWVQKVIEYTISVVPKDKVILGLAAYGYDWSSNGTKAYSINGIYNLAANNGATILWDDASKSPYFNYKDASGLTHSVWFENEVSISYKLDLVNSYNLSGIAIWRLGLENAAYWDTIKTKLNK from the coding sequence ATGTCTAAAATCAAGAAAATATATACAGCTATTATTTTGTTTGTAATGGCTATAGGAAATATTGCAGTATTTGCAGCAAAGCCAAGCAAAACACCACCGTTGCCGCCATCAAGCATTGGTGCCCAGAATATTACAAGTAATAGTTTAACTTTAACTTGGACGAGCAGTAAAGGAGCAACAGGATACAAGATTTATATGGCAACACCAAATGATGCAAATTATACTCAGATTGCAACTTTATCTGGGACAAGCTATAATGTTTCTAATTTAAAACCAGCTACATCCTATTGGTTTTTTGTCCGTGCATATAATTCTTATGGAACTTCAGGGGATTCAAAACATATAAATGTTGTAACCCCTAATGTAATAGTAAATTCGAGCAAAAATGTAATTGGTTTTGCAACCTATTACTATTCTGGAGACAAATCTTCATATAACTCGATGCTAAATTACGGAAACTATTTGAATACTATAATAACTCACACATATATAACAGATGGACAAGGTAATGTTTCAGGGCTTGTTCCAGCAGAGCAAATCAATTATGCAAACAATAATTCAATTATTCCATTAGTAATGGTTAGCAACAATTTTAGCGGAGAAGTTGCAAAACAGTTGTTAGAATCACCTTCAAACAGGCAAAATCTTATAGGTAATATTTTAAATGCGATAAAGTCTAATGGATATAAAGGTGTTAATATTGATTTAGAAGGGGTTTATTACTACGATAGAGCATATTTATCAACGTTTATTAAGGAACTTTATGATGTTTTAAAGCCACTTGGATATATAATAACTATATCAGTTCCGGCAAAGACATCCGATAGCTTAACTAACAGCTGGAATGGTGCATATGATTATGCGGAACTAGCAAAATATGTTGACCAATTCGTTCTTATGACTTACGATGAACACTATCCAGGAGGAACACCAGGAGCAATAGCATCTATAGGTTGGGTTCAAAAGGTAATTGAATATACAATAAGTGTAGTTCCAAAGGATAAAGTAATACTTGGACTTGCGGCCTATGGATATGATTGGTCATCAAATGGAACGAAGGCATACAGCATAAACGGAATATATAATCTTGCTGCAAACAATGGTGCTACTATACTTTGGGATGATGCATCAAAGTCACCATATTTCAACTACAAGGATGCATCTGGATTAACCCACAGCGTATGGTTTGAGAATGAAGTGAGCATTTCATATAAGCTTGATTTAGTTAATAGTTACAACCTATCAGGTATAGCAATTTGGAGACTTGGACTTGAAAACGCTGCATATTGGGATACGATAAAAACAAAGTTGAACAAATAA